From the genome of Halictus rubicundus isolate RS-2024b chromosome 2, iyHalRubi1_principal, whole genome shotgun sequence, one region includes:
- the LOC143365169 gene encoding uncharacterized protein LOC143365169, whose amino-acid sequence MYSLYRAWFGDSVAGDSYSRLQETLSPPDTVVRVGNEGEHQFVAHKGVLAAHSGYLKALLSNATASPNASANATVGSCSNLPATAITVATTNLSGQSPRPVTSVSVSSIGGEAFAPLLNYMYTGRLEVTLDNVYSVLLATHLLHMPGALEQCRAALLRLRAPPPLPTPIPVPVPVPVPVAPTSTLTSTSMSMSTSTPGTGNILRPIPSRLMIEPSMCWPTTPLYPPTAPPPAPASIGLSHLPRLQPSVLMQSTVPLNVSVVPTSACQETRYSDVPSPKPSPFQLDRNRGPSRESRQKSPENVARSFAAAAAFTAFACSTATRPVSPSRSVSPAPSSESQSSIPSNRSKKSSSESSDQRQSKEERGDKQSNTKTGQRRVGSPLLSVDEGGVARNRERTNETSSTDTDRGNKSSKKKRGGSSSGNVNESSSGVLSVVYDVACCDGPIKFHRVLNENYSSAATCGSSTVSQARLQRCFEAENASRENDENGGPAGNGCDPIAVAIDNDAGNTEGSYTCGYCRHTFKSQYCYRKHTKRHLLPTRLNESAVSTGQRQEVQRNRREVRLLDLNVQYYPCKICGCKFPSYYFVHKHRKLCHANADERPQTEEASGTGEDRESTTASTNNERP is encoded by the exons ATGTACAGCCTGTACAGAGCCTGGTTCGGTGACAGTGTCGCCGGGGACAGTTATTCCAGGCTTCAAGAGACTCTGTCGCCACCCGACACTGTGGTTCGAGTGGGAAACGAAGGGGAACACCAGTTCGTCGCTCACAAGGGAGTCTTGGCTGCTCACAGCGGCTATCTGAAGGCTCTGCTGAGCAATGCTACCGCGTCGCCGAACGCGAGTGCTAACGCGACCGTTGGCTCTTGTAGCAACCTGCCAGCAACAGCTATCACGGTCGCGACCACTAATCTTTCGGGCCAGTCGCCGCGACCGGTTACCTCGGTCTCGGTCTCCTCTATTG GCGGAGAAGCGTTCGCGCCCCTGTTGAACTACATGTACACGGGCCGGCTGGAAGTGACACTGGACAACGTTTACAGCGTGCTGTTGGCCACGCATTTGTTGCACATGCCTGGCGCCCTGGAGCAGTGTCGAGCAGCGTTGCTGCGGCTCCGGGCTCCGCCGCCTCTACCGACACCGATACCGGTTCCGGTTCCGGTCCCGGTGCCGGTGGCACCGACCTCGACCCTTACCTCGACGTCCATGTCGATGTCGACATCGACGCCCGGCACCGGGAACATCCTCAGACCGATCCCGAGCAGGTTGATGATCGAGCCGAGCATGTGCTGGCCGACGACACCGCTTTACCCGCCGACCGCGCCGCCGCCGGCTCCTGCATCCATCGGATTGTCGCATCTGCCACGACTGCAACCGTCGGTGCTGATGCAGTCGACGGTACCACTCAACGTTTCTGTGGTACCAACTTCCGCCTGCCAGGAAACGCGTTATAG CGACGTGCCCTCGCCGAAGCCGTCGCCGTTCCAACTCGACAGGAACCGAGGTCCGTCGAGAGAGAGCAGACAGAAGTCCCCGGAAAACGTGGCGAGATCATTCGCGGCGGCAGCGGCGTTTACAGCGTTCGCTTGTTCCACCGCGACGAGGCCAGTGTCGCCGTCTCGATCGGTGTCGCCGGCGCCGTCTTCGGAGTCCCAATCCTCGATACCGTCAAATCGAAGCAAGAAGTCGTCGTCGGAGTCGTCGGATCAGCGACAGAGCAAGGAGGAACGCGGCGACAAGCAGTCGAACACGAAGACCGGGCAAAGACGCGTCGGTTCGCCGTTGTTGTCTGTCGACGAAGGAGGCGTGGCTCGCAATCGCGAGAGAACAAACGAAACAAGCTCCACGGACACGGATCGAGGCAACAAATCGTCGAAGAAGAAGCGCGGCGGATCGAGTTCCGGGAACGTGAACGAGTCCTCGAGCGGAGTTCTGTCGGTCGTGTACGACGTGGCGTGCTGTGATGGCCCGATCAAGTTTCACCGCGTTCTGAACGAGAATTACTCCTCCGCGGCGACCTGCGGGTCCAGCACTGTGTCGCAAGCGAGGTTGCAAAGGTGCTTCGAAGCGGAGAACGCGTCCAGAGAGAACGACGAGAACGGAGGACCGGCCGGAAACGGCTGCGACCCGATCGCCGTAGCGATCGACAACGACGCGGGCAACACCGAGGGAAGCTACACCTGCGGATACTGCAGGCACACCTTTAAGTCGCAATACTGCTATCGGAAACACACCAAGAGGCACTTGCTGCCGACCAGGTTGAACGAGTCCGCTGTCAGCACCGGCCAGAGGCAGGAGGTTCAAAGGAACCGAAGAGAAGTCAGGCTACTGGACCTGAACGTCCAGTACTATCCCTGCAAGATCTGCGGCTGCAAGTTCCCTAGCTACTACTTCGTGCACAAGCACCGGAAGCTGTGCCACGCGAACGCGGACGAGAGGCCGCAAACGGAGGAGGCCAGCGGAACCGGCGAAGATCGAGAATCGACCACCGCGTCCACGAACAACGAGAGGCCGTGA